In the Sandaracinus amylolyticus genome, CGACGCGGCGGCCTCGAGATCGAGGTCCTCGAGCACCAGGCGCGCGATGCGGTACGTGATGAACGTCCCGAGCATCAGCGCGACCGAGCGTCCGTCGCCGAGCTCGCTCGTGAAGCTCGCCCAGCGCCACCACAGGCCGAGCCACACGCTCTCGCGCGCCTTGATCTGCGCGAGCAGGCTCAGCGCCTGCACATCGGTCGCGTCGTTGCGCAGCGCCCAGATCGCGTGCTCGCGCGCGCCCGCGACGTCGCCCTTCTTGAGGAGCACCAGCCCCATCGCGACCAGCGCGCTCGATGCGCCGGGGTGCTCCTCGAGCGCCTCGCGCGCGTGTCGCTCGGCGGCCGCGAGATCGCCCGCGTCGGCCTCGATGCGCGCCAGATCGGCGAGCGTCTCGGGATCGGTGGGGTCGAGGACCAGCGCCTTCTCGAGCCACCCGCGCGCCTCGTCGCGGCGGCCGCGCAGCGTGGCGAGCGTGGAGAGCGCGACGTGCGAGGGCACGTCGGCGGGCTCGATCGCGAGCGCTGCATCGAGGTGCCGCTGCGCGTCGTCGAGCCGGCGCATGCCGATCAGCACGACGCCGAGCACGCGGTGCGCCTGCGCGCTCTCGGGCGCGAGCGCGAGGCCGCTCTCGGCCTCGTGCAGCGCGGCGTGGATGCGGCGCTGCTCGTAGAGCGCGAGCGCGAGCATCAGGTGCGCGTCGGCGTGATCGGGATCGCTCCCCAGCACGTCCTTCAGCGCCTCGACCGCGCCGCCCCAGTGACGCTGCGCGATGAAGCGCCGCGCGAGCTCGAGCTTCCGATCCGCGAACGACTCGCTCACGAGAGCACCAGCAGCAAGAAGAGCGGGAGCTCGGGGAGGATCGTCGCGCGGAGGATCGCGCCCGCGATCACCAGCGCGAGCCCGCTGCGCGCTCGGTGGCCGAAGTGCTCGAAGAGCCCGAACGTTCGCTCCTGCAGCGTGTGCAGCCAGTACGCGACGCCGAGCTTGAGCGCGAGCATCACCAGCACGACGTAACGCGCCGCCGCGCCCGCGGCCTCGGCGCCCAGCATCGCCATCACCAGCGCGGTCACCACCACCGAGCCGATCGCGGCGATCGCGACCCAGCGCTGCTCCTGCTTGCGTGTCGCGCTGCCCATCGCGATCGAGTTCACGATGAACCAAGGCCACGCGAGCCACGCGCCCGCGAGCATCTGTGCGAGCAGTGGCCAGAACGGTCGCACCGCGAAGCGCGCGAGCCCGCTCGCGCTCGGCTCGTCGACGATCCGATAGCTCATCGTTCAACCCTTCCCGTGTCGATCGAGGAACGCGAGGACCTCGTCGTACTGCCCGGCCTCGTTCGCGTAGCGCGCGTAGTTGCGCGCCGTCGTCAGCCACTCGCTCGTCGTCGCGCGGGTCTCGCCGAGCGCGCGCACCAGGTGCGCCTGGCTGATCGGCACTTCCGCGCCGCGCTCGAGCGACTCCTCGATCGCCGCGTCGGTCGCGTTCTCGACGAGGTGACCGAGATCGGCGCCCGAGAGCCCGCTGGTGCGCGCCGCGATCGCGGCCACGTCGATCGCTCCGTCGGTCGGCTTGTCGCGCAGCAGGACCTCGAGGATCGACGCGCGCGCCGCGCGATCGGGCGGCGGCACGAAGAGCACACGATCGAAGCGACCGGGACGGCGGAACGCGGGATCGATCGCCCACGGCACGTTGGTCGCGCCGAGCACGAGCACGCCGCCGTTGTTCTGCGCGAAGCCGTCCATCTCCGCGAGGAACTGACTGACGATCTTCGACGCGTGCATCTCGCGGCTGTACTGGCGCTTGCCCGCGAGCGCCTCGAGCTCGTCGAAGAAGAGCACCGCAGGCGTGCTGCTGCGCGCCTTCTCGAAGATCGCGTGGAGCTTCCGCTCCGACTCCCCGATGTACATGTCGAGAATGTCGGAGATCGCGACGTCGAAGAACGTGGCGTCGCACTCGCCGGCGGTGGCGCGCGCGAGCAGCGTCTTGCCGCAGCCCGGCGGACCGTAGAGCAGGATCCCGCCGCCCACGCGCTTCTTGAAGCGCTGGAAGATCGTCGGCTTCTGGAAGGGCAGGATGATCTTCTTCTCGATCTGCCGCTTCACCTCGTCGTGGCCGCCGACGTCGCGCAGCGTGACCTTCTCGCGCGCGGGCTGGAGCATGCGGACGACCTCGGCGTCGTCGGTCGCGTCGTTCGCGATGACGCGTAGCTTCGGACCACCAGGCCGCGCGACCTCGCGCACTTTCGCCTCGAGCGCGCTCGCGAGCTCTTTGTCCTCGAGCGTCGGGTTCGCAGCGATCGCGGAGCGATACGCGGCGAGCGCCTCGTCGCGGCGATCGAGCGCGAGCAGCGCGCGGGCGCGGCGGAGGGTGACCTCGGGGCGATCGCCGGTCGCGAACGCGAGCGCGCGCGTCGGGTTCTCGGCGCGCAGGTAGACGTCGATCGCCGTGACGCGCTGCGCGGGCTCGAGCGCCGCCTGGGGATCGACGACGTCGAGGTGGCGCGCGGCGCGGCGCGCCTCGCCGGCGGCGAGCAGTGTCTCGACGACGATCGCGCGCAACGCGAGGTTGTCTGGGGATGCAGAGAGCGCCTTCTCGAGCGCGTCCAGCTGGGCGGTGCTCACGGGCGACGAAGGTAGCACCCGCGTGTCGCCGCGCGGCGCCTCGCACGCCCGGACTCCATCCCCATCGCGCCCCACGCGGCGCGAGCGCGATCGCGTCGAGCGGAGAAGCGCCGCGCCATCCGAGGTCACACGCACGGTCGCTGCAACGCGGCGCCGGCTGGCCCCGCGCTGCGCGCGCCGGGGCGGAAGGAGCATCCGTCGTGGCGATCAACCTGTTGAACGAAGTGACGTCGGTGATCGGGACCGACACGCTAGCCGGCCTCGGGGGAGCGGTGGGCGAGAGCCCGGACGTGGTCCGGCGCGGCGCACACGCCGGCATCCCCGCCATCCTCGGCGGGCTGACGACGATGGGCGACACGCCGGGCGGCGCGTCACGCGTGCTCGCGCTCGTGCGCTCGAACCAGTACGACTCGCCGGACGCGCTCCCGCGGATCGCGTCGTCGTTCGGCCGTGGAGGCGTCACCGGCGAGCCGCTCGCGCGCGAGGGGTCGGGGATCCTCGGATCGATCTTCGGAACGCGCACCGACGAGGTCGCAGGAGCGCTCGCCGGACGCTCGGGCATGAGCGGGCGATCGATGGGTGGCCTGCTCGCGATGCTCGCGCCGCTCGTGATGGGCGTGCTCGGCAAGACGGTTCGCGAGCAGCGGCTCGACGCGAACGGGCTCTCGTCGCTGCTCGGCCAGCAGCGCTCGTACCTCGGTGGGCTGGTGCCCGACGAGGTCTCGCGCACGTACGCGGTGTCCGGCCCGCAGGTGTACGAACGCCCCGTGGCGGGGCCGGTCGCGACGGAGACCGTGCGCACGCAGCGCGTCGTCACCGAGGAGCCGCACCGGAAGCGGCCCACCTGGCTGGTGCCGCTGCTCGTGCTCGGCGCGCTGCTGCTCGGGCTCTTCTTCCTGTTCCGCGGGCGCGGCGAGGAGCGGCGCGCCGCGATGGCGCCGGTGCCCGTCGAGCGCGAGGCGCGCGTCGCGGAGCGCGAGCCCCCGGCGAAGCCCGAGCCGGCCGAGACGGCGACGCCGACGCCCCCGCCCGCGCGCGAGCCCGCGGGCAAGCCCGAGGCGACGCCCGCACCGCTGGTCGCGCCGACCCCCGAGACCGAGCAGCCCGCGCCCGAGGGTGAGCCCGCGATGGAGCCGCAGGGACAGCAGCAGCAGGCGACGGTCGGAGGCGCGCCGGCGGGCATGGCTCCGCAGGAACGAGCCGCGGCGGATCAGGCCGCGATGGAGGAGCAGGCCGCGGCGGACCAGGCCGCGATGGAGCAGGACCAGGCGGCCGCCGATCAGGCCGCGATGGAGCAGGACGCGGCGGAGCAGGCCGCGATGGAGGAGCAGGCCGCGGCGGATCAGGCCGCGATGGAGCAGGACCAGTTCGCGGCGGATCAGGCCGCGATGGAGGAGGAGCAGGCTGCGGCCGAGCCGACGCAGCCCGCGCCGAGCGAGGAGACGCTCGTCGAGGCGCCGCGCGGCGGGCTCGACGCGTTCGCCTCGGCGTTCGACGAGGCCTCCGGCGAGCAGCTCCCCGCGCGCTACACGATCGACGGGCTCGACTTCTCGACGTCGGAGGCGGACCTGCCCTCCGACACCGAGGCGATCGACCGGATCGCCGAGATGCTCGAGGCGAATCCGTCCGCGCGCGTGCGCGTCGAGGGACACACCGACTCGACGGGCGATCCCGGGTTCAACGACGCGCTGTCCCAGATGCGCGCGGTCTCGGTCCGCGACGCGCTGGTCGAGCGCGGCATCGCCCGGGATCGCATCGAGGCCCAGGGCTACGGCGCGTCGCGACCGATCGCGTCGAACGACACGGAGGAGGGTCGGCAGGAGAACCGTCGCAGCGAGATCGTGCTGCTCTCGCGCTGACGCGAAGGAGAGAGGCACGCCACCGAAGGACATCGAACAGGAGGAGAAGTCATCATGGCCAAGACGGTCGTCGGGCTCTTCGACGACGCGACGAGCAAGCGCGTCGAGAGCGAGCTTCTGGGCGCGGGCTTCGCCCGCAAGGACATCCTGTGTCGGCGCACTGCGTCGACGAGCGATCTCGAGACCCTCGGGATCCCGCGCTCCGACCTCGGACGCTACGAGTCCGCGATGAAGAGCGGACGCACGCTGGTCATCGCCGAGACCAGCGACATCGATGCCGACAAGGCGAGCGACATCATGCGGCGCTACGAGCTCGCCGAGGCGCGCACCGCGCGCGCGGCGACCGCCGCGACCACCGACATCGGGCGCGCGAAGGCGACCGACATCGGGCGCGCGAAGAAGACGACCGAGCGCGAGGTCGTCATCCCGGTCGTCGAGGAGGAGCTCGAGGTCGGCAAGCGCGAGATCGAGAGCGGCGGCATCCACGTGATGACGCGCGTGATCGACAAGCCGGTCGACGTCGACGTGTCGCTCCGCGAGGAGCACGTGCACGTCGATCGCAGGCGCGTCGACCGCCCCGCGACCGAGGCCGACATCGACGCGGCGCGGAGCGCGGGCGACATCGAGATGAGGGAGCACGCCGAGCGCGTCGTCGTCGCGAAGACCGCGCACGTCGTCGAGGAGGTGCGCGTCAGCAAGGATATCGACGAGCACGTCGAGCACGTCCACGACACGGTCCGCAAGACCGAGGTCGCGGTCCAGCCGCTCGCCGGGTACGACGCCGCGCTGCTGCGCGAGCATCGCGGGCACTTCGACCGCACGTTCGGCTCGACCGAGGGCGCGACGTGGGAGACCTACGAGCCCGCGTACCGCATGGGGCACACGTTCGCGCTGGATCGTCGCTACGGCGGCCGCGAGTGGACCGCGATCGAGCGCGACGTGCGCACGCGCTGGGAGACCGAGAACCCCGGTACCTGGGAGCGCGTCAAGGACGCGATCCGCCACTCGTTCGATCGCGCGCGCGGAGCGATGGGCGCGCCGCGGCACGCATAGCCCGGTGCGCGACGGCGCGGGCCACGCACCGGGTGGCTCGCGTCGTCGTGCGCGCCCCGAGGCCGCCGGATAGACATGGCGCATGCAGTCCCGCTTCGAGCAGCTCGGGGGCGAGCGCGTGGTACGCGCGATCATCGACGACTTCGTCGCGCGCATGACCGGCGACGCGATGATCGGCTTCTTCTTCGCGAAGGTCGATCGCGCCCGGCTCGCCGAGAAGGAGTACGAGCACGCGGCGGACTTCCTCGGCGCGCCCGGAGTGCGGTACACGGGGCGTCCGCTGCGCGCGGCGCACGGGCCGCACCGCATCTTCGGCGGGCAGTTCGCGCGGCGGAAGGAGATCCTGCGTCAGGTGCTGATCGCGCACGGCGTACCCGAGGACATCCAGCGCGCGTGGCTCGATCACGTCGAGTCGCTGCGCGGCGAAGTCACCACCGATCCCGGCAGCGAATGCCGCTAGACGCGCAGATCGTCGTGCGCGATCTGCGCAAGGAGTTCCGGGTGCACCAGCGCGCCGCGGGGCTGCTCGCGGCGACACGCTCGCTCTTCCGCCGGCCCACCACGATCGTGAAGGCGGTCGACGGGATCTCGTTCTCGCTCGCGCGCGGCGAGCGCGTGGGGTTCCTCGGGCCGAACGGCGCGGGCAAGACCACGACGCTCAAGACCCTCGCGGGGCTGCTGCACCCGACGAGCGGCGAGGTGCGCGTCGACGGGCACGTCCCGCAGAAGCGCGAGGTGCGCTTCCTCGAGAAGGTCACGCTGGTGATGGGCCAGAAGCAGCAGCTCCTCTGGGATCTGCCGCCGGTCGAGACCTTCGAGCTCAACCGCGCGGTCTACGAGGTGCCGCGCGCGCGCTTCGAGAAGACGGTGCGCGATCTCGGCGAGCTCCTCGAGCTCGGCGATCTCGTGAAGAAGCCGACGCGCGAGCTCTCGCTCGGCGAGCGCATGAAGTGCGAGCTCATCGCGGCGCTGATCCACGAGCCCAAGGTGCTCTTCCTCGACGAGCCCACGATCGGGCTCGACGTCGCGATGCAGGTCGCCGTGCGCGAGTTCGTGCGTCGCTACAACCAGGAGCACGAGGCGACGCTCATCCTGACGAGCCACTACATGGACGACGTCGCGGCGCTCTGTCCGCGCGTGCTCGTGATCGACAAGGGCGTGCTCAGCTACGACGGATCGCTCGACGAGCTGGTGCGCCGGGTGCGCCCCGAGAAGCGCGTCGTGCTGCGCTTCTCGCGCGCGGTGGAGCGCAGCGATCTCGAGGTGATCGGAAAGATCGTCGAGTGTGCCGGCGAGCGCGCGGTGATCGACGTGCCGCAGCAGGATCTCGGGGCGCGGGTGTCGCGCGCGCTCGAGTCGCTCCCGGTGATCGATCTCGAGGTGACCAGCGCGCCGCTCGAGGAAGTGATGAGCGAGCTCTTCGCGCGCACGCGCAAGGAGCGGGAAGAGCACGCGCGATGATGCGCACCCTGCGCGCGATGCCGACGCTGATGCGCGTCGGATTCGCCGAGGCGATGGCGTATCGCGCGGAGCTGCTCGTCTGGGTGCTCACCACGACGATGCCGCTCGTGATGCTGCCGCTGTGGATCGCGGTGGCGGAGACCGGCCCGGTGCGCGGCTTCACCGGCGACGACTTCGTCGCGTACTTCCTGACGACGTTCGTGGTGCGTCAGGTCACCAGCGCGTGGGCGAGCTGGACGATCAACTACGAGGTGAAGAACGGCACGCTCGCGCTGCGCTTGATGCGCCCGATCCATCCGTTCTGGGCCTACGCGATCGAGAACCTCGCGGCGCTGCCGATGCGCCTCCTGGTCGCGGGGCCGGTCGCGGTGATCGCGCTGCTCGCGACCTCGCGCGATCGGCTGACCAGCGATCCCCGGATGCTCGCGATCTTCTTCGTGTCGTTGATCGGCGCGTGGTCGATCACGTTCCTCGCGCACGTCGCGGTCGGGACGCTGAGCCTCTGGACCCAGAGCAGCATCAAGGTGATGGACGTGTGGACCTCGGGGTTCTTCGTGTTCAGCGGGTACCTCGTGCCGATCGCGCTCTTCCCCGAGTCGCTGCGCGGGCTCCCGGAGTGGCTGCCGTTCCGCTATCAGCTGGGCTTCCCGGTCGAGGTGCTCACGCGCTCGATGACGCTCGACGACGCGCTCTCGATGCTCGCGCGCCAGTGGGGCTGGGTGATCGGGCTCGCCCTGCTCTGCGTCGTGCTGTGGAACCGCGGGCTGAAGCGCTTCCAGGCGTTCGGCGGCTGAGCCCTTGCGGGAGTGCTCGTCCCGCCGGTCCCGGACGGGAGCGCGCGAAGCGGGCGAGCCGATGTTTTGGACAGTCCTCTGAGCGCGGGCCTGGAACGTTCTGCAGAGCGGTCGACGGTCGAGATTTCGGCGCCAGAACGTCGTGCAGAGCGGTCGATGGTCGAGATTCGGCGCCAGAACGTTCCGTAGAACGGTCGATGGTCCAGATCTCGAGCCGGAACGTTCTGCAGAAGGGTCGCTCCTCGAGATCTCGAGGCGAGAAGTCCTGCAGAACGTTCGCGGTATCGCGTGCGCTCGGGTGCGCCGGTGTGCGGCGTTTGTTTCGTGCACGTGACGATTGAGGTCCCGGGACGGCATCCGGCACAGTCGGTCTTCCCTCCGGAGGACGACGAGCGAATGCGGTTCATCGATTTGTCAGCCTCGAGCGCCGGCGCTGTGCGGGCACGCTGGGCCCTGGTCTACGCCACCTCGGATGCGGCCTCGGTCGCGATGGTCGCGAGCGCGCGCTCGCGCGCCGACATCGTCCTCGGCTGCACCTCCTCGGGCGGCGTGTTCACCCCGCGGGGCTTCGAGCGCGGCGCGTTCGCGCTGATCGGTGAGGACGGAGATCCCGACCTCCAGATCGTCGGTCGCGCCTGTGGTGCCGCGCCCGCGCGCCGTGCCGCGCGGGATGCCGCGCAGCAGCTCGCCAAGCGCCTCGGCCGCAAGCCCGATGCGCTCCTCCTCCACGCGACGCCGGGCTTCGAGGAACGGATCATCGAGGGCATCGACGACGCGTTCGAAGGCGCCGCACCGCCGACCTACGGCGGCAGCGCGGCGGACGACGATCTCAGCGGGCAGTGGCGCGCCTTCCACGGCGCGACCGTGGAGCGCGAGGGCTTCGTGCTCGGCGCGTTCACCAGCGCCTCGCCGATCCACGGATCGTTCGTCAGTGGCTACGTGCCGGGCCGACAGCGCGGCGTGGTCACGCGCGCCGCGGGTCGCGTCGTGTACGAGATCGATCGCCGTCCTGCCGCCGAGGTCTACGACGAGTGGCGCGGCGGCGAGCTCGGTCGCGAGCCCGGCGTGGTGCTCGCGAAGACCACGCTGCACCCGCTGGGGCGCGTGATCGATCGGGTCGGCAACCTGCCGCGCCACCTGCTCTCGCATCCGCACGAGGTGCGCTCCGACGGCTCGCTCTCGCTCTTCACCGAGGTCGCGACCGGCGACGAGCTGGTGATGATGATCGGCTCGCGCGGCTCGCTGATGGACCGCACCGAGCAAGCGGTGTCGCGCGCGCTCGGCAGCGAGCGTGGACGCGCGCTGCGCGGCGGCGTGCTCGTGTACTGCGGCGGCTGCGTGATGGCGATCGGCGATGCGGCGCGCGACGTGGGCACGCTCTACTCGCGCGCCATCGGCGGCGCGCCCTTCGTCGGCGCGGCGACGTTCGGCGAGATCGGGTGCTTCACCGGGCCGACCCCGACGAACCGCCACGGCAACCTGATGTGCGACACGCTCTTGTTCGCGTGAGCTCCTTACCGGAGTGCTCGTCCCGCCGGTCCCGGACAGCACGTCGATGCGGCGGGCACGCACCCCGCGCAGTGCCTCGTCACCGCGATGCAGGCGGCGGGCTACGACAGCGACACGCTCGGCGAGGTGAGCGGGACGATCTCGGCGATGACGACGTGATCGGGAGTACGATGGGCGCGATGCGCCCGTCGTGCGTTCTGTTCTTCGCTTTGCTGATCGCGTGTGGTGGGACGCCGAGCGAGCCCGACGACGCAGGCACCGACGCCGTCGTGGCGATCACGCCCGCGATCGAGTGCGTGAGGCCGTTCCACGGCGAGATGGTGCTCGACGAGCCGATGCGCCCGGTCCCCTTCGTCGCGGCGATCCGCGCGCCTGGCGCGACGAGCGCGCGGGTGAACGACGTGACGATCGCGATCGACGCGAACGGGCTCGTCACGACCGAGGTGCCGGTGCGCTTCGGCGTGAACGACGTCGAGGTGGAGGTCGGCGGCGTGCGTCAGCTCTGCACGTTCGTCGTCGCGCCCGCGTTCCAGACGATCGAGGGCGACGACGCGCGGGTCGGCACGACCGCGCTGCTGCAGGTCGGTGGGCGCGGCGTCGACGACGGAGACGACGACACGACGCTGGGCTCGCTCGACGACGTGCTGACGCGCGCCGGCACCGCCGGGCTGATCGCGGGCGCGCTCGACCTCGGGCTCGGCAGCTTCGGGTTCGATCCCGTGCCGTGCACCACCGATCCCGGGACCGGGTGCTCGACCGGGCCGCAGGTGATGTTCACGACGATCGACCTCGACACGAGCACGATCGGCGCGCCCGAGGAGAGCGAGCTCTCGGTGGTCGACGGAGGCCTGCGGGTGATCGCGCGCAGCCGCGATCTGCGGCTCGGCGTGCACGTCGTGGGCTGGACCTACGAGGCCCACATGATCTGCGACGACGTGACCCTCGAGTGCCATCCGGTCGGCCCGGACTTCGACTCGATGGGCACGGTGGAGCTCGACCTCGAGATCACCGTGATCGTCGACGTCGGGCTCGACGGCACCACGCCGACCGCGACGACGCGCACCATCGAGTCGGTGCGGATCACCAACGTCGACGTCGAGCTCCCCGACATCCACGAGCTGATCCGCGATCCGATCGTGGCCTCGCTGCGGAGCCAGCTTCCCTCGCAGCCCGCGACCGCGAGCGCGCGCGACGATCTCGGAGACGCGTACGCCGAGGGCGTGCGTGCGCTGGTCGAGGGGCTGCTGGGCGGGCTCGAGACGCCGCTCGCGCGCGGGAGCCTGAGCGTGCCGAGCTACGCGGGCGCGACGACGGAGCTGCGCCTCGCCGCGACGCCGACGCGCATCGAGGCGAGCGCGGAGCACGGCCTCTTGCTGGGGATTCGCAGCCGCTACGAGCTGATGGGCGAGGCGGTGCGCGACGGAGGGCGCGGCGTCGCGCTCGACAGCGCGGCGATCGACGTCGACACGATGCTCGATGCGGCGAGCCGATCGGCGGTGTCGGTGGTCGCGCTGAACCAGACGTTCCACGCGCTCTACCGCGCAGGCGCGCTCGACGGAGTCGTGGCGCCGGACATGGTGGTCGCGCCCGACATGGTCGTGGCGCCGGACATGGTGGTCGCGCCGGACATGGTGGTCGCGCCGGACACGATGCGGCTCGACGCAGCGGTGCCGCCGATCGCGAGCGTCGATGCGAGCGGCGTGTCGCTGATGCTCGGCGGGATGAGCGCGACGTTCGAGGGGCCCGCGCCCTACGGCGATGGGCTGCGGGTGCGCTTCTCGGCGACCGCGCGCGCGAGCACGGTGTCGTCGGGCGCCGATCCGAGCTTCGGTGGGATCGAGATCACCGAGCTGCGCGTCGCGGCGGAAGGACGCGCGATGTCGAGCGCGGAGACCGCGTCGGTGCGCGCGTACGTCGCGGTGCTGAGCCACTTCCTCGCGAGCTCGCTGCTCGATCGATCGCAGCCCGCGCTCCCCGCGCCGACGCTGCGCGCACCTTCGATGATCACGATCGGCGGGCGCGCGCTGCCCACCGGCATCGTCGAGGGAACGCAGCTTGGCTCGGCGCCCGCGTGGCGCGCGGCGGCGGGTCGCTTCGAGTCGAGCGGCGCGTTCCGCGAGCTCTGAGCCCGCAAGCGGGGCTGGGGCCCCGCGCGCAGCGTTTGGGGCGGGGGGACCCGATCCGGCTTTGCCGGTCGGGGGGAGGGGTCTTCCAAGACCCCTCCCGCAAGCTCAGATCGGCGGTGTGATGGGGCGGAGATCGAGACCGCCGGACACGATGTAGCTCGTGTACGCGCCGAACCCGTAGACCTGCAGACCGAACGGGCGCTCCGCGCTCGCGCGGTGCACGCCGGGCTGGATCTGCACGCTCGCGTGCGACCACCCGGTGCCCTCGATCTCGCGCCAGCCGCTGACGATCGTGCGATCGAGCTCCACCCGCACGCCGGTCGGCGCGATCACGTCGAGCCAGCTCTCGCGGTACGTCTCGGGCGCGAGCACGGTGTACGCAGTGCGGAACTGCGCGTCGGGGATCGCGAGCGCCATGCCGGGATCGCCGAGGCCCGAGCGCCCCGACGTGCCGAGGCCCGCGTAGTCCTGGCCGACGAGGAAGAGCGTCGCGAGCAGCGCGCCCGTGCCCTCGACGCGCACGCCGTCGCGCAGCTCGAGCTCCACGTGCTCGCCGCGCCCGAGCGTGATCGGCTCGTGGATCGCGGGCGTGAACGTGATCGTGTTCGCGTCGGCCGCGCTCACCACGCGCAAGAGGT is a window encoding:
- a CDS encoding tetratricopeptide repeat protein, giving the protein MSESFADRKLELARRFIAQRHWGGAVEALKDVLGSDPDHADAHLMLALALYEQRRIHAALHEAESGLALAPESAQAHRVLGVVLIGMRRLDDAQRHLDAALAIEPADVPSHVALSTLATLRGRRDEARGWLEKALVLDPTDPETLADLARIEADAGDLAAAERHAREALEEHPGASSALVAMGLVLLKKGDVAGAREHAIWALRNDATDVQALSLLAQIKARESVWLGLWWRWASFTSELGDGRSVALMLGTFITYRIARLVLEDLDLEAAASLLQYVWLAVCAYTWIGPGVFRRMLDKELETVHLRDDY
- a CDS encoding ATP-binding protein; the encoded protein is MRVTSDGAALLRSTRSRSRRVGRDGDGVRACEAPRGDTRVLPSSPVSTAQLDALEKALSASPDNLALRAIVVETLLAAGEARRAARHLDVVDPQAALEPAQRVTAIDVYLRAENPTRALAFATGDRPEVTLRRARALLALDRRDEALAAYRSAIAANPTLEDKELASALEAKVREVARPGGPKLRVIANDATDDAEVVRMLQPAREKVTLRDVGGHDEVKRQIEKKIILPFQKPTIFQRFKKRVGGGILLYGPPGCGKTLLARATAGECDATFFDVAISDILDMYIGESERKLHAIFEKARSSTPAVLFFDELEALAGKRQYSREMHASKIVSQFLAEMDGFAQNNGGVLVLGATNVPWAIDPAFRRPGRFDRVLFVPPPDRAARASILEVLLRDKPTDGAIDVAAIAARTSGLSGADLGHLVENATDAAIEESLERGAEVPISQAHLVRALGETRATTSEWLTTARNYARYANEAGQYDEVLAFLDRHGKG
- a CDS encoding DUF937 domain-containing protein — its product is MAINLLNEVTSVIGTDTLAGLGGAVGESPDVVRRGAHAGIPAILGGLTTMGDTPGGASRVLALVRSNQYDSPDALPRIASSFGRGGVTGEPLAREGSGILGSIFGTRTDEVAGALAGRSGMSGRSMGGLLAMLAPLVMGVLGKTVREQRLDANGLSSLLGQQRSYLGGLVPDEVSRTYAVSGPQVYERPVAGPVATETVRTQRVVTEEPHRKRPTWLVPLLVLGALLLGLFFLFRGRGEERRAAMAPVPVEREARVAEREPPAKPEPAETATPTPPPAREPAGKPEATPAPLVAPTPETEQPAPEGEPAMEPQGQQQQATVGGAPAGMAPQERAAADQAAMEEQAAADQAAMEQDQAAADQAAMEQDAAEQAAMEEQAAADQAAMEQDQFAADQAAMEEEQAAAEPTQPAPSEETLVEAPRGGLDAFASAFDEASGEQLPARYTIDGLDFSTSEADLPSDTEAIDRIAEMLEANPSARVRVEGHTDSTGDPGFNDALSQMRAVSVRDALVERGIARDRIEAQGYGASRPIASNDTEEGRQENRRSEIVLLSR
- a CDS encoding YsnF/AvaK domain-containing protein; this encodes MAKTVVGLFDDATSKRVESELLGAGFARKDILCRRTASTSDLETLGIPRSDLGRYESAMKSGRTLVIAETSDIDADKASDIMRRYELAEARTARAATAATTDIGRAKATDIGRAKKTTEREVVIPVVEEELEVGKREIESGGIHVMTRVIDKPVDVDVSLREEHVHVDRRRVDRPATEADIDAARSAGDIEMREHAERVVVAKTAHVVEEVRVSKDIDEHVEHVHDTVRKTEVAVQPLAGYDAALLREHRGHFDRTFGSTEGATWETYEPAYRMGHTFALDRRYGGREWTAIERDVRTRWETENPGTWERVKDAIRHSFDRARGAMGAPRHA
- a CDS encoding group I truncated hemoglobin, with the translated sequence MQSRFEQLGGERVVRAIIDDFVARMTGDAMIGFFFAKVDRARLAEKEYEHAADFLGAPGVRYTGRPLRAAHGPHRIFGGQFARRKEILRQVLIAHGVPEDIQRAWLDHVESLRGEVTTDPGSECR
- a CDS encoding ABC transporter ATP-binding protein — its product is MPLDAQIVVRDLRKEFRVHQRAAGLLAATRSLFRRPTTIVKAVDGISFSLARGERVGFLGPNGAGKTTTLKTLAGLLHPTSGEVRVDGHVPQKREVRFLEKVTLVMGQKQQLLWDLPPVETFELNRAVYEVPRARFEKTVRDLGELLELGDLVKKPTRELSLGERMKCELIAALIHEPKVLFLDEPTIGLDVAMQVAVREFVRRYNQEHEATLILTSHYMDDVAALCPRVLVIDKGVLSYDGSLDELVRRVRPEKRVVLRFSRAVERSDLEVIGKIVECAGERAVIDVPQQDLGARVSRALESLPVIDLEVTSAPLEEVMSELFARTRKEREEHAR
- a CDS encoding ABC transporter permease, translating into MMRTLRAMPTLMRVGFAEAMAYRAELLVWVLTTTMPLVMLPLWIAVAETGPVRGFTGDDFVAYFLTTFVVRQVTSAWASWTINYEVKNGTLALRLMRPIHPFWAYAIENLAALPMRLLVAGPVAVIALLATSRDRLTSDPRMLAIFFVSLIGAWSITFLAHVAVGTLSLWTQSSIKVMDVWTSGFFVFSGYLVPIALFPESLRGLPEWLPFRYQLGFPVEVLTRSMTLDDALSMLARQWGWVIGLALLCVVLWNRGLKRFQAFGG
- a CDS encoding FIST signal transduction protein, with amino-acid sequence MRARWALVYATSDAASVAMVASARSRADIVLGCTSSGGVFTPRGFERGAFALIGEDGDPDLQIVGRACGAAPARRAARDAAQQLAKRLGRKPDALLLHATPGFEERIIEGIDDAFEGAAPPTYGGSAADDDLSGQWRAFHGATVEREGFVLGAFTSASPIHGSFVSGYVPGRQRGVVTRAAGRVVYEIDRRPAAEVYDEWRGGELGREPGVVLAKTTLHPLGRVIDRVGNLPRHLLSHPHEVRSDGSLSLFTEVATGDELVMMIGSRGSLMDRTEQAVSRALGSERGRALRGGVLVYCGGCVMAIGDAARDVGTLYSRAIGGAPFVGAATFGEIGCFTGPTPTNRHGNLMCDTLLFA